A stretch of Cicer arietinum cultivar CDC Frontier isolate Library 1 chromosome 5, Cicar.CDCFrontier_v2.0, whole genome shotgun sequence DNA encodes these proteins:
- the NAC5 gene encoding NAC family transcription factor 5, producing MASELQLPPGFRFHPTDEELVMHYLCRKCTSQPISVPIIAEIDLYKYDPWDLPGMASYGEKEWYFFSPRDRKYPNGSRPNRAAGSGYWKATGADKPIGHPKPVGIKKALVFYAGKAPKGDKTNWIMHEYRLADVDRSIRRKNSLRLDDWVLCRIYNKKGTIEKQPNSGVINRKTDPSEIEDKKPEILTRGSGLPPHPPPQATAGMRDYMYFDTSDSIPKLHTDSSCSEHVVSPEFASEVQSEPKWNEWEKHLEFPYNYVDTTLNSGFGSQFQSNNQMSPLQDMFMYLPKTF from the exons ATGGCATCAGAGCTTCAATTGCCGCCAGGCTTCAGATTCCATCCAACGGATGAGGAGCTCGTCATGCACTATCTCTGCCGCAAATGCACTTCGCAACCCATCTCTGTTCCCATCATCGCCGAAATTGACCTCTATAAGTACGATCCTTGGGATCTTCCTG gcATGGCTTCTTATGGAGAAAAGGAGTGGTATTTTTTCTCGCCACGAGACAGGAAATATCCGAACGGTTCGAGGCCGAACCGGGCGGCTGGATCCGGATATTGGAAGGCAACCGGGGCGGATAAACCCATAGGTCACCCGAAACCGGTTGGGATTAAGAAAGCGTTGGTGTTTTACGCGGGGAAAGCGCCAAAAGGTGATAAAACAAATTGGATTATGCACGAGTATCGTTTGGCTGACGTGGATCGCTCCATTCGAAGAAAGAACAGCTTAAGG CTGGATGACTGGGTGCTTTGTCGTATTTACAATAAGAAAGGCACAATCGAGAAACAACCGAACAGCGGTGTTATAAACAGGAAAACAGACCCCTCGGAAATCGAAGACAAGAAGCCAGAGATTCTGACACGTGGAAGCGGTCTTCCGCCACACCCTCCACCGCAAGCGACGGCGGGAATGAGGGATTACATGTATTTCGACACATCAGATTCAATCCCGAAGCTGCACACGGACTCGAGCTGTTCAGAACACGTGGTGTCGCCGGAGTTTGCAAGCGAGGTGCAAAGCGAGCCTAAATGGAACGAATGGGAAAAGCACCTTGAATTTCCTTATAATTACGTGGATACCACTCTGAACAGTGGTTTCGGGTCCCAATTCCAGAGCAATAATCAGATGTCCCCGTTGCAGGATATGTTCATGTACTTGCCAAAAAccttttga